In the genome of Leptospira noumeaensis, one region contains:
- a CDS encoding Fur family transcriptional regulator — protein MKALTKHRELIFNDLRERKDHPTAKMVFESVRGKADKISFATVYNSLEYLVENKMVNKLNIESDSVRYDAFLDDHSHLLCHECGKVLDVAPLKLSDETDLQGLGFQVKHVDVVVSGTCADCNSL, from the coding sequence ATGAAAGCACTCACAAAACATAGAGAACTTATTTTTAATGACCTAAGAGAAAGAAAGGACCACCCCACTGCAAAGATGGTTTTTGAATCCGTAAGAGGGAAAGCTGACAAAATTAGTTTTGCCACCGTCTACAATTCTTTGGAGTACTTGGTTGAAAACAAGATGGTCAACAAACTGAATATCGAATCCGATTCCGTTCGTTACGATGCCTTTTTGGACGACCATTCCCACCTGCTTTGTCATGAGTGTGGAAAGGTATTGGATGTAGCTCCTTTAAAACTCAGCGACGAAACGGATTTACAAGGACTCGGATTCCAAGTGAAACACGTGGACGTTGTGGTTTCTGGCACCTGCGCGGACTGTAATTCACTCTAA
- a CDS encoding flavin reductase family protein has protein sequence MPASIDQFKTSLSLWASGVCVITYESKEKKGGITVSSFSSVSLEPPLVLFCLAKNSSAKEPIEKAGNFVVNILSSEQKQISADFASGSLDKAVVLEGLKPGTLSTGAPVLPDSLASLDCTVNQTIDAGDHWILIGLVEAVATKEGSPLLYFNRNYRELV, from the coding sequence ATGCCAGCATCCATCGACCAATTTAAAACTTCACTTTCGCTTTGGGCGAGTGGAGTTTGTGTGATTACTTATGAATCCAAAGAAAAAAAAGGCGGAATCACTGTTTCTAGTTTTTCTTCTGTTTCCTTAGAACCGCCGTTAGTTTTATTCTGTTTGGCCAAGAATTCCAGCGCGAAAGAACCCATCGAAAAAGCGGGAAACTTCGTCGTGAATATTCTTTCTTCAGAACAAAAACAAATTTCCGCTGATTTTGCTTCTGGTTCCCTGGACAAAGCGGTAGTTTTGGAAGGACTGAAACCAGGAACTCTTTCCACCGGAGCCCCGGTTTTACCGGATTCGTTGGCCTCACTCGACTGTACAGTGAACCAAACCATCGATGCCGGGGACCATTGGATCCTCATAGGTCTTGTGGAAGCAGTGGCAACGAAAGAAGGTTCTCCCCTCCTCTACTTCAATCGCAATTATAGGGAACTCGTTTAA
- the purL gene encoding phosphoribosylformylglycinamidine synthase subunit PurL: MEKEKVSLEDAKEHGLTETEFVEIQKILGRMPNSTELGIFSAMWSEHCSYKNSILKLKTLPTKSDKLLAQAGEENAGAMDIGDGLAVVFKIESHNHPTAVEPYQGAATGVGGIMRDIFTMGARPITSLNSLRFGDPKEARNKYLLTRAVKGIGDYGNSLGIAVGGGELFIHPTFTKNPLVNAMTVGIARHDQMASASTKGKVGFKVYIVGATTGRDGIHGASFASKDLTKESEEKRSAVQVGDPFMEKLLMEASLEAIQKNLLVGIQDMGAAGISCATSEMSAKGKTGMDVDLDKVPLRESDMNAYEIMLSESQERMLVIPETGKEEELVSIFHKWGLNAVEIGTVTGDGILRIRKNGTLKAEIPADSLVLGGGAPRYVREEKRPAYLDEVTKFDPTKINDLSKDTVSQTLNTLLSSLNISSRRPLYEQYDTEVGLVKVVEPGEDGGLVRIPGTKKGIAVATDCNSRYTYLNPYEGAQIAVCESARNVASTGAEPYGVTNNLNFGNPYIPENYYIFSECVRGLGDACRFLGLPVTGGNVSFYNESPEGPVFPTPTIGMVGVIDDVAKGLHTYPRTEEEVVYALVGEFQPTISASEYLYRFHGLDTGKIPTISLTKEKAAIDTLISCRKDGLLTSAKDLSLGGLLVALAKIVISGDKGLEVNLEGLQKSFSRLDELCFGETGASFVISFLAKDEGKVKEKYTKAGLGFTTLGKSNSKSALSVKGNGFQWEWTAKSLETEFESGLKSYFE; this comes from the coding sequence ATGGAAAAAGAGAAAGTTAGTCTGGAAGATGCAAAAGAACACGGACTTACAGAAACTGAATTTGTAGAGATCCAAAAGATCTTAGGAAGAATGCCCAACTCTACGGAACTGGGAATTTTCTCCGCCATGTGGTCGGAACACTGCTCTTATAAAAATTCAATTTTAAAATTAAAAACACTTCCGACAAAGTCAGACAAACTTCTAGCGCAAGCTGGAGAAGAAAATGCGGGAGCCATGGACATCGGGGATGGACTTGCCGTTGTCTTCAAAATCGAAAGTCACAACCATCCAACTGCCGTAGAACCATACCAAGGTGCGGCAACTGGTGTTGGTGGGATCATGAGAGATATTTTCACTATGGGTGCAAGACCCATCACTTCTCTCAACTCACTCAGGTTTGGTGATCCAAAAGAGGCGCGTAATAAATACTTACTCACCCGTGCTGTAAAAGGAATTGGTGACTATGGCAACTCTCTTGGGATTGCAGTTGGTGGTGGAGAATTATTCATCCATCCAACATTCACTAAAAATCCTCTTGTGAATGCAATGACAGTGGGAATTGCTCGTCACGACCAAATGGCTTCTGCTTCTACCAAAGGAAAAGTAGGCTTCAAAGTGTACATCGTGGGTGCCACAACGGGACGCGATGGAATCCATGGTGCCAGTTTTGCCTCCAAAGACCTAACTAAAGAATCCGAAGAAAAAAGATCCGCCGTCCAAGTGGGTGATCCCTTTATGGAAAAACTTCTCATGGAAGCATCCCTCGAAGCCATCCAAAAGAATCTCCTTGTGGGAATCCAAGACATGGGTGCGGCTGGAATTTCTTGTGCTACCTCTGAAATGAGTGCCAAAGGAAAAACCGGAATGGATGTGGATTTAGACAAAGTCCCTCTCCGAGAGTCGGATATGAACGCTTATGAAATTATGTTATCCGAATCCCAAGAACGAATGTTAGTCATTCCAGAAACGGGAAAGGAAGAAGAACTGGTTTCTATCTTTCATAAATGGGGACTGAATGCCGTAGAGATTGGAACAGTTACCGGTGATGGAATCCTTCGGATTCGAAAAAATGGAACACTCAAAGCAGAAATCCCAGCAGACTCACTGGTTCTTGGTGGTGGTGCTCCTCGGTATGTGAGAGAAGAAAAAAGACCGGCTTACCTCGATGAGGTGACAAAGTTTGATCCAACAAAAATCAATGATTTATCGAAAGATACAGTTTCCCAAACTCTAAACACCCTTCTTTCATCCTTAAATATCAGTTCCAGACGACCTCTCTATGAGCAGTATGATACAGAAGTGGGACTTGTAAAAGTGGTAGAACCTGGGGAAGATGGTGGGCTTGTGCGGATTCCCGGAACCAAAAAAGGAATTGCTGTGGCAACAGACTGTAACTCACGTTATACGTATCTTAACCCATACGAAGGGGCACAAATTGCCGTTTGTGAATCGGCAAGAAACGTGGCATCCACGGGTGCAGAACCTTACGGAGTCACAAACAACCTAAATTTTGGAAATCCTTACATCCCTGAAAACTATTATATCTTTAGTGAATGTGTGAGAGGACTTGGGGATGCTTGTCGTTTCCTTGGACTTCCTGTAACTGGTGGAAACGTATCTTTCTACAATGAATCACCAGAGGGCCCTGTGTTCCCAACACCTACCATTGGTATGGTGGGAGTGATCGATGATGTAGCAAAAGGACTTCATACCTACCCTCGCACCGAGGAAGAAGTAGTGTATGCTCTTGTGGGAGAATTCCAACCCACAATCTCCGCTTCCGAATACCTTTACCGGTTTCATGGCCTTGACACAGGAAAAATTCCAACCATTTCTCTGACCAAGGAAAAAGCGGCCATTGACACACTCATCTCTTGCCGAAAAGATGGACTTCTCACTTCCGCCAAAGACCTGTCACTCGGTGGCCTTCTTGTCGCACTGGCAAAAATTGTGATTTCTGGTGACAAAGGTTTGGAAGTAAACCTAGAAGGATTACAAAAAAGTTTTTCACGCCTCGACGAACTTTGTTTTGGTGAAACAGGAGCCTCCTTTGTGATTAGTTTCCTTGCGAAAGACGAAGGAAAAGTCAAAGAAAAATACACCAAAGCAGGACTTGGTTTTACAACTCTTGGCAAATCCAATTCTAAATCTGCTCTTTCTGTCAAAGGAAATGGATTCCAATGGGAATGGACGGCCAAGTCCTTAGAAACAGAATTTGAATCTGGACTTAAGAGTTATTTCGAATAG